The genomic segment GGGATCGAACTCATCTTCGCTGAGGGTCCGCAAGACGCGCCTCAGGTACTTCGCGACGACCGTCAGCGGAACGTCGGGCGTGGCGTGAAGGCTCCGCTTCCAGTGCCACAACGCTCGGGTGGCGAATTCCTTCTCCGTGCGAGGCCACTCGTTATCGGTCTTCCACCTCCGGAACGCGGCGAGTGCGAGCGGCTCCCACCCGCGCTCGCGAGCCACGAGGGCCACGTCCAGCCACTCGGCGAACACTTTGCCGTGAACGAGCGACGCCGCGGGCGCCACGCCCTTGACGGACGCGATCTGCCCTTTCCAGTGTTCGCTGTTCGCGAAGGACAAGTTGCCATCGACCCGGAACGCCAGGATTCGCGCGGGGGCCTTCTCCGGGCTGAACGCTTCGACCGGCACCGGAATTGTGACGACCTGCACCAGCTCCGCGTTCTGCGGGGGCAGGGGTAAACCGTAATGCTCGTGCCACGCGAGCAGTTGATCGAGTTGCTTCAGGTCGTGACGGTAATCGGCCCCGAGCGACGCGAGGAGCAGAACGGCACCGAGAATGTTCGACACCTGCGGCCTCCGGGTTGATTCGGTACAACCATCCGTGATTACAACGCTCCGGCCACAACGGTGTTTACGAAAAATGTCACCAGCCTGCCCGCCCCGGGGTATCCGAAGCTCGTTGTGTGGGTGAAGGGCGTCATGGGGAACGACAGTGTCCCCACCGCTGCGGCGCACGTCCGGTGCGCCCTCCTCGCCGAACGAATCCGCTCGCCGGCCGCGCACGCCGCGACCCCAGTACCGCACACGGACGCGCGATGAGCAACGAGACACAAATCACGTGGCCGGGTCCGGTGCGGCGGCGGGTTCGGCCGGCCGTTGCTTGGACGGGAGGGTGTGGGCGAACCAATCCGTCACCCACGCCCGCTGTGCCGGGGTATCCGGAACCGACTGGCCCCGCGCCCGCTGAACCGCCACCCAAGCCGACTCGACCGGCACCCCAAGGGCGGCCAGTACGCACACCGCCAGCGCGGCCGAACGGCCCACACCGATGCGGCAGTGAATCCCAACCCCGCGACCGGCCCTCAACT from the Frigoriglobus tundricola genome contains:
- a CDS encoding phosphatase domain-containing putative toxin, which translates into the protein MPRPRAGDWLGDEAASWRKQTLNIVVSLLDDDEVAELGLGAEPECCSRAGLTFARFPVPDRGVPASPAAVSELVTVLVAELRAGRGVGIHCRIGVGRSAALAVCVLAALGVPVESAWVAVQRARGQSVPDTPAQRAWVTDWFAHTLPSKQRPAEPAAAPDPAT